In Anopheles bellator chromosome 2, idAnoBellAS_SP24_06.2, whole genome shotgun sequence, the genomic stretch CGCCACACGTTCAACTTTCTTTGCGCCTGGCGCCCTTACCGGGAATGTACTTCAAGTAGAACCACGTAAAGAGCACCATTATCGTGTGATGGTACACGTGCAGGAACGAGACCTGATTCTGCTTCTTGCGCAGCACGAAGAAAACCGTGTCCAGCAGCTCGACGATTTTCAGCATCAGGTACATCCAGGCACCGTTCCATACCTTCGAATGCGCAGGGTAGTAATTATTAGTGtaagaaaagcgaaagtaaTACAATCCTTCTACCGAAGAACAATAGAGCTAGGTGTTCAGTGGTGAATATATTAAAGACCAGCTCAGTCGGCCCAACGCTTCTTGTAATTATCGGTAAACCAATATGTTGGTGCAAAAAAGTCGGACCACTGGTCGGCTTCATCAGTCAATCTCATTTGATTCGCCTGGTTCGGCAAGTCAATGGGCTAATCAAATAAATCGCCGGATTACTCGATCCCGACAGAAGCGCCGACTCAGCGGGCCACTGGTACTGGCGATTGTTaagggggcaaaaaaaaattccaatcATATtataatgttgccaaaaattaaCTTCCTCTCAGCAAATGACTGCACCATCCTTGGATGATCGGTAAAGATCAGCAACAGTAACGGGGTGGGCTAGGTTCGTTGGAATAATCCACACGCGTGTGTCCGCGAAACACACGGGAGATcgtcgaaggaaggaagacggATCGAAAGAAGCCGTCAAAAaaggagaagcaaaaaatcggcCCGTCTCAAGCGCTGCTCGTGCGTTCTTTATGGCGGAACGAAATTAATCACCGTAATGAGTTTCACCTCCGGAACCACGACAGACTTTGACCGGGGCTTCGTCGGGCGTCTTCCAAGTTTTCCACCTCGCGCCCAACGAAACGGCGCAATATGTTGAGGTTTTCCCCGGGACGCAGACGCTGagctttaattaattatttcggCGCGAtttggcggtttttttttgtggctggcACCTACCGTCAGCTGGAGTTCTTTGCTGACGCCCGTCATCGACGCACCGCACGTCAGCGACAGGTACCGGGAGAACAGTCCGGTAAAGAACGGGTAGAGGAAAAAGAAGCTGGACACGACGACCTGGACTGCGTTGTAGGCGATCAGCGTGAGCTTCAGCTCGTACGGCTTGCGCCGCTCCATCCAGCGCGGTCCGAACCACAGGACAAACAGCAAGTACAGGCCGGTGATGGAGagcaccgggcccgggctctGCATCAGGAACCAGCTGTCGATCAGGGGATCTGATGGGGATACAGACAACGAAACCGGTGTAACACTCAACCCGCCGGCGCCACAACCTGCCGAAATCACGTACCGGCTCCTTGGGAGAAGTTCTGGTACTGCACTGACATTCGTTCCACGTAGTTACTCATCGCTCTAGCAATCTGACACTCCGTTACGATCACCTCAACCCGGCTAGCTGTCGATCTGGTCCCTGTGGAGGCCCCCGGAGGCTCTTGAGGCTCTGCTGGCTCTGCTCGTGGTCGCACTCCGTCACAGACTGAACGGGAAGGTTTGTGTCTAGTGACCGGGTAAGGTTAGTCGGCCGTAAGACATTCCGgcaagaaaagtgaaatttcgcagcaccagcaccgacaACCGCAACCTACGGTACGGGCGGTTGCTCCTCTTCTTCGCGCACGGAGAAATTATGGGACGAAAGctcaaccacacacacagccacacacacggggGCGACGTAACGCCCAAACATAACAACCCTTTGCTTTGTGTTCCACACACACCCCTGACCCGCGATGGGAcaaacggcgacgacggggcgCCGACCGCAAGAAGGACGTGTGGTCGAGAAGTGGTGTTTacttgtcctttttttgccctTGCCATTTCTGCACTCTTctcccacacacatacacctgCATGGCCGGTTGCATGCAGTTTGCAGTGCGTTGCATCGGCGCCTCCTCGCGCTAATGTTGATTCTCTTCTTCGTCCGAAGAAAGTGGACGGAACTGAAAAAGGGGAAAGTTCATTACCTGCCCTCCAGCCTGGCCGTCTCTTCCATCTGCCGGCCGAGTGAAGAATTTGCCGCATTGTTATCCCGGGGACCATCGTTGTGATTGACTTACTGACTCCCGGCAGCGGTGACTCCTCTTGCGTTagtcaccaccgccgacgataTCTGCGGCCTCACGCCTGTCAGTGGGTGCCTTTATTATGCGGCCACCCCGAGCTGGCAGGACGAAGCTCTCCTAGGTCTGTGCGCTAGAGTGTCACGCCGTCCATTGTGTGGACACCTGTGGGCACTTTCTGAAAACAATTATTCATCAACTTTGCGCACTGATCGATGCTAAGCTTTCTCCATTAGGGCTAAAACGAGCCCAATGTCAAagaggggaagaaaaatgggataCCACTGCCGTGTGGCGCGCCTTGACGTGGAACTGCCGATGGGACGATAGATTGTTGTTAACAATTAATGGACCTTTGGCCCCTTTGTGTGGGCACGATAAGATTTAGCAACAATTTGTCATATTTGTCAGTACGTGGCCGAACCGACAGTAGATGAAAGTCAAATCGATACGTTAATATGTGAAATGGTTTTGCCTGAAACTTTGTATGCTGAAATTGGTGGTTGCGATCCTCTCTAAAAAGCATTTTCTGGTGTACATTTTCGCTATTCCCGAACACAAAACTCACAGTGGAACTTAAGAggattaaataaaacaaacaaaaaccaacagaaTTTAAACATTCCGAAGCAACGATCATCGATTGCGTAAAAATTGTACACAAGAAACCTCATACCGCATAAGGAGCAAAACTCGGCTATGACGTCGAACAGATCGATCagaacagaaaagaaacagaacaGCAGCGATCTAGGCGCACTGTTCACattgtttatggtttgaaCCTAACcgtttcaaaagtttttgaaaaacCGCACGATCGAAACCGAGattttctctgtttctttGTGTCAAATAACGACAGACCAATTACTTACACTATAATTTATCTAAATTAAACCGAGAAGGCGAAGGCTCGAAGGGTTGACCGAGACCGTGTCAGTAAACAACAACGCGCCGTATGAGTAAATAACTTATTTTCAATACAAccaaacaatatttaattattgaatTAATAGCTCAATAGGTTATACGGATAATACAAGTCAGCGCAAACAGAACTATACCTACGTTATGAGAGACAAAGTTTAAAATaactaaaacaaaatgttgGAATTAATTTCGATAAAGGTACCTTCGCCTTGTACACCGCAGCGCTGTCGATAATTTCGAACAATGCTATTGAATCTTCGTGCATCTAGACCGAGCCTTTctaatttcaaattcaaacgaCGTGTCATTTTCTTGTCTTTCCTGCTGACAATATTCCTGCTTCGGTAGTgttcaaacattgtttttcgaaaTCAAATAATGATAAATATGGTTTTGTGTATGGTTTTTCGAAATCAAATAATGGTTTGACTTCAAAATAATGGTAAAACATCAATGGTTAATAATGGTTAACATAATGGTTGTTTCGACCGAAACTCAAAATTGCTAACCTTCAACGAATGCTTCTTTGGCAGGGTAGCCCTATCCTTCAAATGACTATAAAAGAGAATagtaaaatgaatttaaaaggATCAACAATTATTCATTTGGCCCGCTAATGCTACTATCGATTTCATACCACAAATTATTACAGCTAAGAAAGTTTAACTTCAGCAGTTCTTGCACTTCATAGCGCAGAACACGTTGACTACCTCTCGCTGTTCTTGCCTCTGAAGAAACAGTATCCACAATCAAATGTCCAGGGTAGGTCATTGCTGTGGAATTCACGTCGGCTATATTGATTTTCGGGTTCCAATCGCTACTAGAGGGAGTAACACGTGTATGGCGTGAGGCACAAAATGTTTCGCCTAGTACGTTTTCGCGGTGCTCCAAAACCCGAGAAGCTAATGCTTTATGGTTGGTAACTTTCAAATCACTAAGTTGTTTTCCGCTTCGTAACAACATTGCGTCGatcgctcgacgacgacgaatttCTTTTTGGCGGTAATATTGTTCAATTTCCTCGGCACGATCGGGGAACGTCGAAAGCTCTGATCTTACGTGGCGTGAATTGATACTTTCGGGCGAGTACTGATTGCTGATGGGAGACACTGGGAACATTGGCAGCATAATTCCAGAACGGCCAACAATTTTCCGGCCTATAGGGGTATCCCCAGCACTACTTGTATTAGTTTCATCGCTTAACAACGTTGATACGGGAGAAACGCAGTTCGCAGCGTTATCAGATCTTCGGACTGTTCCTACTACGGGTGATTCCTCTTCTGACTGGTAGCATGCTGTTGTTGTCTTTGAACTATTGGTCTCGACTAAACCAACTACGGGGTTAGGAAGTGCCATAGGGAGTTTTTTTGCAGCCTTCTGCAATTCGTAGTTTTTTTCAGATCCATTACCAATTGCAGGGTAATACATGGACACATGGTTATAGGTTTTGTCACCCATGCCAGCTACATCATCATTAATGTTTCGCGTTTCATTGAGGTTCATCATAGCAAGCTTTTCTTCAATCGCATCTTCGTACACTGTGAAGCTCTTCTGTGGACGTCGGTTGGATGAAGGCTTCGATTTTGCTTGATTGGAAACTCTTTTCTCTTGCGGAGCCAAGCATGGTTTTCGGGAAGGTTTATCCTGCACCACGAATGCAGCGTCTTTGCCACGAGCGAACTCATTGACACGCAAGTCTTAAAATAGAGCCAACAATTAATTTACCACGTACAACGTATGAAAAAACGGGTTTTCTAATACATACCCTGGAGTATTTTTCTTTGAGTAGAAGATATCGTGACAAATtgagtgttttctttcttcgctgctCCACCTTGGGATTTTTTAGATATGAGTTTTTGAGAGGAATTCATTTTTCCGATTCCAAAATTGAGAACTAAGTCTCAATTCACACACCGCAGTTACACTAATAAATCTACCACTTCCCCCTGAGGTGTTTAGCAGAAAAATGACCAACTTCGTGACTATCTAGAATCTTCACAGGAAACTACGATGCGTTGCCATGGAAACTGCCAAAGAGATAAAACACTGGTTCCGGTTTTAAGCAGGACATAAAGTACGCAGACTAAATATAATTTTAACTAACCTGTGCTAACTTTAGATCACGTGTCTTTAACCCAACGGGTATCAATATCTCcgtatttaatatttcaaagAGTTTAACAACAAAGTATAAACGCTTGCTTTCATTGCTTGACCAATAGTAACTTTCAAAATTGATAATCCTGCAGTCAAATgttagaaaatattttgaGCATTATTTTTCTCGATGTAAATTGGAGGTTATGAATTTGATAGATCAACTGATCATCTAgctcaacataaaacaacaacacagaaaATCAACATACGCAAAACACGGTTTTCGTcggttttaataaattttaccTTACGAAATTTATGAGTCTCCAAATGGCTACATCACACTAAACTATGGTGACCATTTTAATAGTTTATGTTTAGACTTACTAATATATGGTTAATCATGTATTGGTTAAGTATTGGTTAAGTTTCGTAAAAAAAtgggattttaatttatttcaaaaaatcCTTCTACGAGTTTTCCAACTTCGTTAAATCACATTTGATTTCCTTCAAAATTTTATATGTTAATCGTTTTAGCTGAAGTTAAACTGTTCACTGAAAGAGTTTATAAACTATTATGCAATTTGTGTTATATAAGAACAGCGCACTACTAATACTATAAAAGAAcacgaaaaattcaattcaaatgaAGAGTAATGCAACTCAACCCATCTCAAGTGTTAACCGCAGCCCGGGTGCGACAAAATAACTCAAAAGACTATTGAGTAATTACATTAGAAcgcatttttcatttaaaaaaaataccgTCGGCAACCGTTTTAATAGAACCGTTCAAAATTTCGTCACCAATGAATTCGCTCATCAGCACCTGGTCCTCCGCCACTATCGTTGAAAACTATAAATGCCACTTTCCGGTGCGGTCACATCATCAATGTGTAATTCGCTCATCGCTCACACCGAGGACaggcaaaaaagggggcccccacttcgccaccaccaaccctTCGCGAGTTTCACCCGGGCCGAGTGGCCACTCGAGCAGCGAAAATCCGCCCatcggtgtatgtgtgcgtgcgttcaCACCACAAATCGGTCGGCCCGTTGGCAAATTGTACCGAGTTTCCATTCACGCTCTACCTATTCCGATGCCACAAACgtttttccgttcgatttttcTAACATCACCGCGGCGTGGCAATGGCCTGCGTGGGCTGGTCGATAAATTGTCCCGTCCCCGCAGTTCGGTATCTCGGCTCCTGGGAAACCCATCACGTTCGCAAGGACCCGGACAAGCCCGACCACCGGGATGGGACGAAGGTGCACAATGGGTGCAATTGATGTAAATAACCACTTGATGCCGATTAGCAGTCGATGGTAGGAAAAGTTGCTCACTTATCTGTCCCTGCGACGGACGAGGGCTTCAAATGTGCGCGAAAAAAGCTCCCGGTCCCCCTGGGGGATGTGGCAGATGAGCCCTCCGTGGTGATCCGGGATAGAAATGTTCCCGACGTCGGACACCGGTCGGTCCGTCGATCTAGTCCTTGTCCGGTCTTGGACCGCACATCGCCAAAAGCCGTCTCCGGAGGGCACTCTAATCTCGCGAATCGTTACACCGCACCGTTGAAGGACTTGGCAgcgaacaaaacaattgaaagcaaaatgtTGTCAACATGAAATGGAGATTACAAATGGCCTCCCGGAGGTGGCGGGGGACTCGTCGGCCTCGAACGCAAAAAGCACCAGAAGCGACAGGCACTACGGGCCAGCACTACGGATGGCCCTTGTAATGGTGCCAATTTTCAAAAGCCGTCGCTGTTACTTCGGTCGCTTCGGTGTGTAAGGACTGTTGGAACGCTGCCATGTTCGGAaccacggtgcggtgcagaGGTAATCGTTCACCAGCAATCAATAGGGATGTCCTTGTGCCGACGCCAAAGATCCAGGGCACACGACGACGCACGACGCTCTACCACAGGTCACACAACCCACAATCGTCCTGGTGGTCTGCGAGACACGGTGGGCTTCAGCCTCCGACAGCACGCTGTTCCGGAATGGTGATAAGACTTTTGTCACTGCATGAAGCAGGTGGTCCGAGAGAATTAGAGTTTAGTGTTCGCATAATCCGGAACGAATCGAACAGACGGGAACATGGATCGCTCGCTCCGACGCGCCAATGCAGCTGAGGTCACTAATCTTAAGGCATTTTCGATGTTTCCCTGACGGAGTGCGACGGAGGAACCCTTGGCCCGGGGGGAGATGCAGCTAGGTTGGCACCAACTGTTATTAATTGTACCACACTGTTGGGGCCGTTGTTGGCACATCAGAAACGTCGTCGAGACATGTGATGGGCAAACAACGAGGTCGCAGCCGGCAAGAATCTGGACTTCCAATGCCGGAGTGCTGAGGATGTCTTTTCGTTggtgcaaatatttcaaatcgGGCTACAAATATTAATTGGATTTCCTCACTAACAATCGCTGGCCGATACGGAACTCCACGTGGTTCCGCGTACTAAAATGCAACAAAGTTTCGAAGTATCGGTTACTTTATTGGCGTGTTGTGAAGCGAAATTATAATTTCCAAGATAACACCGCCCATTGGAATTCTCCCATTAATTCTAAGCGCAAGTCACCAGCGTTTGTTAACTAGTTCTCGTGTGTGAAAGTCGAACGCATGCTCATGAATTCGCTTCGCGTACAAATCTGCACCTGAAAACCGTAGCCCTGACTAATTCGGGTCGACTCGCTTAGAGAGCCCCATTAAAACTGAAATGACTTTGCACCACATCCCCTCCATTGAAGCGAGAAATCTCAGACTCAGAAACGGCTACTGGTATAAAAGTCGATAACCACACTTCTTTCTCCAGATTCTCCGACTGCGACTTGGAACATCGGACACAGGTGGACACTGTTTTCAAGATGCGCCCGCGTTTTGAGCATTTCGTTCTGTTGACAGCCACCGTCCTAGCGGTCACATCTGTTGAAGGATTCCCTCGTGTAgcatcaccggcaccggccaaacCAGGATGCTTTCTGGTGACGAACGGGAACCGCTATCTCGATTACAGCACCTTCGTCAATGCCAACAACAATCTCCACCTGGCCGTCCTGCTGCCCAACCGAACGGAGTCAGCCGTGTGGAAGGTGTTACCTATCGCGGAACCCTCGTTCCGGCTATGCAACGCCCAGACAGGCCGGTTCTTGATGGTGGACGACGAAGACCTCACATACGTAGCAGGGCGTAAGCAGATGGCAGCGTTCCCGCCGGAATCGTTCATGTTTGCTCCATACTTTCGCGACTACCCGAAGGACTGGGAGGAACTGATCACTAGCCGGCTCAAGTCGTACCAGCTTTGCATCAACCCGGCCGCGGAGTACAACAGTGACCCGCTGATCATAGCGTCTCCGAATAGAACGACCTTTACCGAGTACTTCGACTGCAACTGGAACTTCCAGTCGGTAAAGTGCCCCCGGCCGAACTATTGCTAATAGCGCCGATGACCCTGAGCGGTAGTGGCGGTAATAAAAATCCAGATCTGTGGCACGATATCGGAAGCGTGTCAGTGCAAACTTGCACGGCTTGAATGCACTCACGCGGGCAgcggtgtgttgttttgtgtgcATATCACCGGAACCATTTCACTCTGTTCGAGCCCCGGGCTCGTCTATTTACCTACGATGATCATCATCTGCCGGCGGTGCCCATCACTTACCGCTGACACTTGCAATAACATCAGCGTACTTCATTCCCCTTGGGTCCACAGTTCAGTCGGCCAGTACAGCTTATCCacagcttcatcatcatcgacagtACTCTCCACCAGGCGTATCAAAGCTAGTGGCGCAATCAGAACAGCATTCTATATAAAAGTGTGTCCACTTGCGTAGACCACTCCATTTGGTCTaacagaaacagagagagagtgttgtGCGTTCGTAGCCACGAAGCCTTCCTAGTGTTCATACCCATCACTGCCATGATCGTGGTGCCCTCAGGACCCGGTGTGCTCAGTGTTCTGTGTCTCTTGGCCGTGGTTGCTCCCGGAAGTTCCACGTACCCGCAAAACGACGGCTGCCGGTCCGGCGGTTGTATCACGCAGCAAGGCTGTGTTCCACGGTACAGCCGTTCCAGCACGGCCCTCTACTGTCAGCGGTGCGTCATCGAACGTTGCCAAACCCAAACGGAGTCCACGAGACCCCGGCAAATCTGCTATCACATCACCTCACTTGCCAGTGGCCAACGGTTGGCAGCGGTGGAGAACTACGACAGTCGGTTGCGCCAGCCTCGGTATGCCTCGGTCGTGGCCAGCGATCGAACCGATGTGCAGGGCCACGACAAATGGCATCTATTTTTGGGGCCCGCCAACGACTACTACATTCGTAACTTCCGCACGGGCGAGTATCTGAGGGCGAACGACAACAACTTTGCGTATCTGGCCCAGGGTCGTCCGACCGATGAAAGCTTCCTCTTCAAACCACGCCTGGTCCAGGGTGCCTGGACGTGTGTGCTGCTTCAGTCGGTCTGCTACGGTGGCTATCTCTACGGTGAGCGATACTCGGCCACCAGCAACTATGTGCTCCTGACTCCAGATCTCCAGCGGTGCTACCAGGAAAGCCTGTGGAGCATTACCTCGGTATACTGTTGAGTGGTCCCGTTTTTTCGTCGTGTAACTTAATTGTGTTCAACAAACATTCAGCATTTAATTTAGGGACTTGGGGACCATTCggatataaaacaaaattaatcacaGTTTATTTAACGCTGTTTagagtgaaaataaaccaACGTACTTGTTCGTCTTGTCGATCTCCGTTCGCTCTTCAATGGACAATCTGAAATGCAAGCTGACGACTGGTTATTGTCACGAACGATCTTTTATTCGATATTTCCTGTTTTAGATTTTTGTCGCCAATTTTTTTTAGAAAGTTAACGTGTTTTTcaatcctcgaagcacttccaaaaacatttttctttcgaaaccgTCTCCTCAACCGTATCGTAGCATCGTCCTTTTTGAACAGACCTTGGAGATCTCTAAACTCTTCTAAAATAGCACATAAAAGGCTCTTCTCGACGAGTTATGTCATTAGTTAAAAAAATTACCTCTTTTTTATAAAACATAATTCCAAACTAGTTCCTGATGTTGTTCTTATGTAAATTCCGGACAGGAATTCATTAGATACCGCCGCTGGTCCATGCTCCAACATAGCGATGTTCCCTGCGCCAGGCTGGCGCGTTGCCAAAACGGTAAAAAAGACAATTTGTTCCGCCCCGTCACACTGCTCAGAAGTCAATTAAAAGAAGCCTAACGATTCTTGTTTTGCCACCACTAAGCTGCAGAACTAGAACTTACCCCCCAGAAGTGCCAGCCACGAGAGCCAGCCGCTTTCGCGACACGTCTGAGGACTTTAGCTGCCAGCCGCTTTCTAGCCATTCCGTTCCAGGCAGCTTCCGAAAGGCTGACCCCAACACGGCCGGCATTCCGGCCAACGGCAAATTTGTACAGGGAAATAACCGTTCGGCGGCGAAAAAAGGCACGCCGAAATCACACCGAAACCCAGCGTAGCGTAAAAATCTCATTTTATGCAACGATGATgcaacaccggaccggaccttTCCTGTTGCAATTCGATGTCCCAgtgccccggcccggccatttCGGATCGCTTTAATGCGTCTTCTGCAACTATGGTGCCGAACTTCTTGCCCGTCTAGGACTAGGAAAGGGCCCAGTGTCCTAGGAGGACGTCCCGAGATGTGACACGTAAATTCATAACGAGTGTTTTTGGGAGGCACAAAAAAACTGGGCCAcaatgaaaacacaaaaacacaccctGAAAACAGTGCGCTGGAAATGACGGAGACtggaaactaattaaatttccacAAAACTTTCTGCTTCCTTTGCGCGTGGCGTGTGTTGGCCTCTGTCTTCTCGAGACTGCTCCACGTTACTTTACTGCACGTTTCCGGACTTTTGCTAAGAAACACTAGCTCACCGTTCGAGTGGAGCCACCCGGGGACCGGACATAAATTAGAGCGAAAAAGTGGACTTTGTTATGGGACCCAATTACAGCACCGTTTTGGCAATGCCTTGCCGAGCAGATGCTTCGCCCTGGACCGGCACCATTGAGTGACGGGgtaaaaaaatgcaattttcgaATCAAGAAGCGTGGGGCTGGAATGCCACCAATGCGCCGGAAGGCTGCACTGTAACCGAAAGCGAGAGAAGATTGAACCAGCTCCTGAAGCGGccattttttcctcttttcggCAAGCATCCTTGCACAATGTGGCCGGCACTTGAAGGACCcgaccggcccgggtccgATTATGCAAACGCGAAAATCTTGTCTCCGTCGAACTCGGAAGTGCTCGGAACCGGCCAGAGCTGTGTAGTGCTTCAATCTTTCTCGCTCGTAGCCCCTTTGAACAATCGGGGGCATCATCGGCATTTCGCTGCCAACGCGGACGTTTGTTGCTCCTAATCCCCTTCGGTGTGTGAATCGCACGGGAAACAACACAATCTGCCATCCCGCCGGAGATTCCACGGAGAAAGAacatcgccagccagccagccagccagccagggccggATGATAATGAATACACATTTCCGGACGCACAATTCCAGTGCAAATCACAGATGGCAAGACGGCAGAGAGCGCCCCAAGACTGAGACTGGACCAAGTGTCCGGGCCGCcgggacacacaaacaccagccCGGCCAACCTGAATTCGAGAAGAAGCTGCGAGAAAAACGAAGATAAACACATTCCCGGATTGTGTCTGCAGTGGAAAATAGCGGAGCTGGCAGGAATGGCAACAACATTGTGACACGCTGCACGACGGTGTTTCGAGGAGTCCTGGACGGCCACTGTCTTTGCCAACATGAGAGCTGAACGAGCTCCCTGTGTGCACTATGTATTATGCTGAAGCCAAAGACGCCATCAATGACCGACTTCGGCAAGGATTTGCTTGCGAGAAATaagaagcataaatttaaCACTAGCCCTCGCAGTGCAACATAATAATGCGCTTTCCACAGAGCGCATAATTCTCGAAAATAATTCCtcaaaaaaacggggaaataTTGTTCCCAATGCTGGTATTGTTTTGATGCCAGCAGGAACAATTTCAGACAACGTGGACAGTCTGGCTGGCAGCATTCTTCCTCTGtgccaaacatcaaacattcTAGCTCCCTCCTTGGGGACAACACAATCAGCCACCGCACCGAGGGACCTACTAGCCGCACCgcccgttttccatttccaatttCAGGAAAATGCACATAATTACGACATTCATTGGCCGTTCATCGTCGCGTTTCGCTCGCCTGCATCGTGCACCGTTTAAAACCCGGTCGccagccgtcggtcggttttgccGCACTTTGTTTGCCCTTTTGTTCTGCTGCGGGAAATG encodes the following:
- the LOC131211486 gene encoding elongation of very long chain fatty acids protein 4, with the protein product MSNYVERMSVQYQNFSQGADPLIDSWFLMQSPGPVLSITGLYLLFVLWFGPRWMERRKPYELKLTLIAYNAVQVVVSSFFFLYPFFTGLFSRYLSLTCGASMTGVSKELQLTVWNGAWMYLMLKIVELLDTVFFVLRKKQNQVSFLHVYHHTIMVLFTWFYLKYIPGMEAAFIGVLNSFVHIIMYTYYLIAALGPRYQKYLWWKRYMTTLQLLQFGIMLCYFGLINGMQCAVPRALTYFFVSNITIFLFLFINFYRKAYQSRAMKRD
- the LOC131211487 gene encoding uncharacterized protein LOC131211487 translates to MIVVPSGPGVLSVLCLLAVVAPGSSTYPQNDGCRSGGCITQQGCVPRYSRSSTALYCQRCVIERCQTQTESTRPRQICYHITSLASGQRLAAVENYDSRLRQPRYASVVASDRTDVQGHDKWHLFLGPANDYYIRNFRTGEYLRANDNNFAYLAQGRPTDESFLFKPRLVQGAWTCVLLQSVCYGGYLYGERYSATSNYVLLTPDLQRCYQESLWSITSVYC